A region of Spodoptera frugiperda isolate SF20-4 chromosome 26, AGI-APGP_CSIRO_Sfru_2.0, whole genome shotgun sequence DNA encodes the following proteins:
- the LOC118264709 gene encoding sodium/potassium-transporting ATPase subunit alpha-like, with amino-acid sequence MPHKHGRRSSTTSLRSGRRASMIAHSNVELSEISLLKEETCTGDHYLTPEQLENIYRTNVVTGLSESFAAELLERYGPNELRELHGTSYWSLFRTNLFGWFQCVLWVAAIVNFIGYFLSRNAHKDDEDDSAEAHSAKEYLYLGSVITATIVGTGLFGFYQEAKNAAVMSGFEKLVPPNAVVIREGVKRTVPNIDLVIGDIVEMSGGDIVPADVRILTCTNFNTDMSSLTGESEPIKHRPECTHSNPMESKNMAYFGCPITEGFAKAIVIATGEMTQIGKIAGLVTGLTKEETPIAKEITHFIKLLCGVAFAFGIMFFFMVYFIQNSVLSALQYMLGIILANVPEGLIVTLTVCMTLSAKSLKKKNCLAKTLQAVETLGSTSCICSDKTGTLTENQMNVSHLFANFKIIDKDDHHDVTNTSYATLCLAACLNLKATFAFDSMHLPIDKRKILGDASEAAILRYMEANRSATQVREENPKVGEIPFSSAYKYQVTIHRMANTDRHYLIMKGAPEIVVEYCAQVHTDDGIQNLTPQLKKELKANFIKIANMGERVIGYCDLKLPVEDYPVGYKFDAQARNFPLEDLIFLGAVSMIDPPRQNIDKYIGLCRSAGIKVIMVTGDHPVTALAISRRCGTISMPTAYDYAFEHHIDLADVPPHIKSQFKAAVVTGDDLRKMSVNDLKAVQTRYKEITFARTSPQQKLFIVETYQLLGYVVAVTGDGVNDSPALKKADIGIAMGINGTEVSKKAADMILLDDNFASIVLGVQEGRRIFDNLKKTIAYTLTSNAAEMAPFVLYACLGMPLPITLMLIIVINVGTDLLPAMSLAYEDSEEDIMSIPPRKPTDHLVSGVLLFMAYFQVGLIQFFSAMYAYFIIYAQDGFFPSSLLFVRTDWENTRTLVKDTLGREWNYRDRKRLERKAQTAYFVAVAWTQISDVIICKTRRISIIKKGMRNHVLNASIAVDLIGALLVSYWPVCHELFSTEPLSWWDFFLAIPFAILMIIMDETRRYLIRNSINKWVENETYY; translated from the coding sequence ATGCCGCACAAACACGGGCGCCGGTCCAGCACGACCTCCCTGCGGAGCGGCCGGCGCGCCAGCATGATCGCACACAGCAATGTCGAGCTCTCCGAGATATCCCTCCTAAAGGAAGAGACTTGCACAGGAGATCACTACCTCACACCGGAACAATTGGAAAATATATATCGCACTAACGTGGTCACTGGACTGTCGGAGAGTTTCGCTGCAGAGCTCTTGGAACGCTATGGCCCCAACGAGCTGAGGGAACTTCACGGCACTAGTTACTGGTCATTATTTCGCACCAATTTATTTGGATGGTTCCAGTGTGTACTCTGGGTTGCGGCAATTGTGAATTTCATTGGGTACTTCTTGTCCAGAAATGCACACAaagatgatgaagatgattCGGCTGAAGCCCATTCTGCAAAAGAATATCTTTACTTGGGATCAGTGATCACAGCCACGATTGTTGGAACTGGTCTCTTTGGATTTTATCAAGAAGCAAAGAATGCTGCAGTTATGAGTGGTTTCGAGAAGCTAGTGCCACCCAATGCTGTTGTCATTCGAGAAGGAGTTAAAAGAACCGTCCCCAACATTGATCTGGTGATTGGTGACATCGTAGAAATGAGCGGAGGAGACATAGTGCCAGCCGATGTGAGAATACTTACTTGTACTAATTTCAACACGGACATGTCTTCCTTGACCGGAGAATCAGAGCCAATAAAACACAGGCCAGAATGTACTCACTCTAATCCTATGGAGTCTAAAAATATGGCGTATTTTGGATGTCCTATTACTGAAGGATTTGCTAAAGCTATTGTTATTGCTACTGGAGAAATGACTCAAATAGGAAAAATAGCTGGACTTGTAACCGGTTTGACAAAAGAAGAAACACCTATTGCAAAAGAAATCACACATTTTATTAAGCTTTTGTGCGGCGTAGCGTTTGCTTTCGGtataatgttcttttttatggtatattttaTACAGAACAGTGTGTTATCTGCGCTTCAATATATGCTGGGGATCATACTAGCTAATGTACCCGAGGGATTGATTGTAACTTTGACCGTCTGCATGACACTTTCTGCCAAATCTCTGAAGAAAAAGAACTGCCTGGCTAAAACATTACAAGCTGTAGAAACCTTGGGGTCTACTTCATGTATTTGTTCTGACAAAACTGGTACTTTAACTGAGAATCAAATGAACGTGTCACATTTATTCgccaatttcaaaataattgatAAAGATGACCATCATGATGTCACAAACACTTCATATGCGACGTTATGTTTAGCAGCTTGTCTTAATTTAAAAGCTACATTTGCTTTTGATTCGATGCACTTGCCAATTGATAAACGAAAAATTTTGGGCGACGCTTCCGAAGCCGCAATATTACGGTATATGGAAGCAAACCGCTCAGCTACACAAGTTCgagaagaaaatcctaaagttGGAGAAATTCCATTCAGTTCAGCTTACAAATATCAAGTAACAATTCACCGCATGGCGAACACAGACAGACACTACTTAATAATGAAAGGTGCACCCGAAATCGTCGTAGAATACTGTGCACAGGTTCACACTGATGACGGCATACAGAATCTCACTCCACAGttgaaaaaagaattaaaagcTAATTTTATCAAGATTGCAAATATGGGCGAACGTGTTATCGGATATTGCGATCTCAAATTACCTGTAGAAGATTATCCAGTGGGTTACAAATTCGATGCACAGGCACGTAATTTTCCTTTGGAGGATCTTATTTTTCTTGGAGCAGTATCAATGATAGATCCCCCAAGGCAAAATATTGACAAATATATTGGTTTGTGTCGATCGGCTGGAATTAAAGTAATAATGGTAACTGGGGACCATCCTGTGACTGCACTGGCTATTTCTCGCAGGTGTGGCACCATCTCAATGCCGACGGCGTATGACTATGCGTTCGAGCATCACATAGACCTGGCTGATGTACCGCCGCACATCAAAAGCCAGTTTAAAGCAGCAGTTGTGACTGGAGACGACCTTCGTAAAATGAGCGTTAATGATTTGAAAGCAGTGCAAACAAGGTACAAAGAGATTACATTTGCGAGGACCAGTCCTCAGCAAAAGTTGTTTATAGTTGAGACGTATCAGCTGCTAGGTTATGTAGTGGCTGTGACCGGAGATGGTGTCAACGATTCTCCAGCTTTGAAGAAAGCAGATATCGGCATCGCAATGGGTATTAACGGTACCGAAGTCTCGAAAAAGGCTGCGGATATGATTCTGTTGGACGATAACTTCGCGTCTATCGTGTTGGGTGTGCAAGAAGGTAGGCGAATCtttgacaatttaaaaaaaactattgcgTATACGCTAACCTCTAACGCAGCTGAGATGGCACCTTTTGTATTGTATGCGTGTTTGGGAATGCCATTGCCTATAACTCTCATGTTGATTATAGTCATAAATGTTGGAACCGATCTTCTGCCTGCCATGAGTTTAGCATATGAAGATTCTGAGGAAGATATCATGTCTATTCCACCTCGCAAACCTACTGATCACCTCGTAAGTGGGGTTTTATTATTCATGGCATATTTTCAAGTAGGACTTATTCAATTCTTTTCGGCAATGTACGCCTACTTTATAATTTATGCTCAGGACGGATTCTTCCCGTCTAGTTTATTGTTCGTACGCACTGACTGGGAGAACACAAGAACTTTAGTAAAAGATACTTTAGGTCGCGAATGGAATTACAGAGATAGGAAAAGGCTTGAGAGGAAAGCGCAAACGGCTTATTTCGTAGCAGTTGCCTGGACGCAGATATCGGATGTGATTATTTGTAAGACTAGACGAATCTCAATTATTAAGAAAGGCATGAGAAACCATGTACTTAATGCCAGTATCGCTGTAGACTTAATAGGAGCACTTTTGGTTTCATACTGGCCGGTGTGCCATGAACTGTTTAGCACCGAGCCTTTGTCTTGGTGGGACTTCTTTCTAGCGATCCCTTTCGCTATTCTCATGATAATCATGGATGAGACTAGGCGTTATTTGATAAGGAATAGCATTAATAAGTGGGTTGAAAACGAGACATATTATTAA